From Gouania willdenowi chromosome 18, fGouWil2.1, whole genome shotgun sequence, one genomic window encodes:
- the LOC114480565 gene encoding toll-like receptor 13 isoform X1, with product MLMKKHLLQLYSTLLESPNQHSMVTMPERRSCSQLLVSLLCFVLVLDSTLSFSLKNCSYSSSEEDAEYIMVECERHGLTVVPPDIPQNATTLSVAVNSIVQINRTDLQGLSRLKSLRCDFNLISHIESGAFTDLGNLIIIVLNNNKLTYLVDNMFLGLSKLEDLSLSSNQISLISPLAFQSLNSIKSIHLGLNNLHQVADIIPVLSNPTLKTLVLFHNNFSSFQTDDLPESASNLTSLMIGLNPLKKFNITKDVFPHLKELNLDGCTKDLVWAVGNKKFLQALTDLTIGGSYITFDTYTAMIQASGSLKRLELYNMNLVLVADVVEIACRIPSLQTLLLTEAELGTVDDKLLCACSKLTELKLPNDQLTNMSDHSLQSMTQLRILWLNNNHFSKLPVTIRELSLLEILDLSYNFLSKLDCLDFHDLKKMKSINLNSNRISSLQECLFETLLDLENLDIGNNSVFSVGDSFKVNLGKLELLNLQNNQLDVIYPGTFRNLSSLHKLNIESWQNYVVFHGAFEGLDNLQSLTLTLFEFTEELFMGLPQLKTLSLLMPVNVNHKISMQINTKPFTDLPHLKKLTVVIDGSHQLDISPDLLSGLRSLEILLAENFFKASVHLDTFRFTPKLKNLQIVHSDLSDLTPELFWYIPDLKELDLSNNKLKSLDFLAQAKLLALSVLKLSNNDLSVINETVFQFLPALRYLDLSDNPLTCECSNSGFMQWIQTNNQTQVVNGYQYICAFPVRLQGEHFLDFDVHSCWMDESFLCFISSTCLIMFVLLTSFIYHFLRWHLTYAYYLFVAFLYDNSRKKAGTPHRYDAFISYNVHDEAWVYRELLPVLEGQQGWTLCLHHRDFEPGKAIVENITDAIYSSRKTLCVISHHYLQSEWCSREIQIASFRLFDEHKDVLIMLFLEDIPARQLSPYYRMRRLVKRCTYLSWPQAGQHVGVFWEKVRRALRTHEDPDEPEHFVG from the exons ATGTTG ATGAAAAAACACCTCCTTCAACTATATTCAACTCTCCTAGAATCTCCAAATCAGCATTCAATGGTCACCATGCCAGAAAGAAGAAGCTGTTCACAGCTCCTGGTTTCACTTCTGTGTTTCGTCCTTGTTCTGGACTCAACGCtttcattttcactgaaaaactgtaGCTACTCCAGTTCTGAAGAGGATGCTGAATATATAATGGTGGAGTGCGAGAGGCATGGCCTCACTGTTGTACCGCCGGACATTCCCCAAAACGCAACAACATTAAGTGTAGCTGTGAACAGTATCGTACAAATCAACAGGACGGATTTACAAGGTTTATCGAGACTGAAATCCCTGCGGTGCGATTTCAACCTGATCTCTCATATTGAGTCTGGTGCTTTCACAGATCTTGGTAATTTGATAATTATCGTCCTGAATAACAACAAACTCACATACCTGGTGGACAATATGTTTCTTGGCTTGTCCAAACTAGAGGATCTCTCTCTTTCCAGCAACCAAATTTCATTAATTTCCCCTCTAGCTTTCCAGTCTCTAAATTCTATAAAGTCAATACATCTGGGGTTGAACAACCTACACCAGGTAGCAGATATCATTCCGGTGCTGAGCAATCCAACATTGAAGACTTTAGTCCTTTTTCACAACAACTTTTCTTCTTTCCAGACGGACGACCTCCCCGAAAGCGCATCAAATCTCACATCATTGATGATTGGTTTAAATCCGCTGAAAAAGTTCAACATTACAAAAGACGTGTTTCCTCATTTAAAAGAACTGAATTTGGATGGATGCACCAAAGATTTAGTGTGGGCTGTAGGTAACAAGAAATTCTTGCAGGCTTTGACTGATTTGACTATTGGTGGCTCATATATTACCTTTGATACATACACTGCAATGATACAGGCAAGCGGTTCATTAAAACGACTTGAGTTGTACAACATGAACCTGGTGTTGGTTGCAGATGTTGTTGAAATCGCCTGTCGAATTCCCTCGTTACAAACTCTtctcctcacagaagctgaacTTGGCACCGTCGATGATAAGCTATTATGCGCCTGCTCAAAGCTCACTGAGCTCAAGTTGCCAAATGACCAGTTGACCAACATGTCCGACCACTCACTCCAATCAATGACTCAGCTGAGGATCCTTTGGTTGAACAATAATCATTTTTCCAAACTCCCAGTTACCATCAGAGAGCTCTCTCTACTGGAGATCCTTGATTTGAGTTATAATTTTCTCAGTAAACTGGATTGCCTCGACTTCCATGATTTGAAAAAGATGAAAAGCATTAATTTAAACTCCAACCGTATCTCCAGCCTTCAAGAATGCCTTTTTGAAACTCTGCTGGACTTAGAAAATCTTGACATTGGgaataattctgttttttcagtTGGAGATTCTTTCAAGGTGAATTTAGGGAAACTGGAACTTTTAAATCTGCAGAATAACCAACTAGACGTAATCTATCCCGGAACATTCAGGAATCTATCTTCCCTACACAAACTGAATATTGAATCATGGCAAAACTATGTAGTGTTTCATGGTGCTTTTGAAGGTCTGGATAATCTTCAATCCTTGACTTTGACACTATTTGAATTTACAGAGGAGCTCTTTATGGGCCTACCACAGTTGAAGACTTTAAGCTTACTAATGCCTGTCAACGTTAATCACAAGATTTCTATGCAAATTAACACAaaaccattcacagatttacCCCACCTGAAAAAACTCACAGTCGTCATCGATGGATCACATCAGCTTGATATTTCCCCTGATCTCCTCAGTGGTCTGAGATCTTTAGAAATTTTATTAGCTGAGAATTTCTTTAAGGCGTCTGTACACCTTGACACATTTAGGTTCACCCCCAAACTGAAGAATCTGCAGATAGTCCACAGTGACCTGTCAGATTTAACCCCTGAACTCTTCTGGTACATCCCAGACCTGAAGGAACTAGATCTCTCCAATAATAAGCTCAAGTCTTTGGACTTTCTGGCTCAGGCCAAGCTGTTGGCTCTCAGTGTGCTGAAGCTCAGTAACAATGACTTATCAGTAATCAATGAGACGGTCTTCCAATTCCTGCCTGCCCTGAGATATCTGGACCTGTCTGATAATCCTCTGACTTGTGAATGCTCTAATTCAGGCTTCATGCAGTGGATTCAGACTAACAACCAAACACAGGTTGTCAACGGTTACCAGTACATTTGTGCATTTCCAGTCCGACTCCAGGGAGAGCACTTCCTGGACTTTGATGTCCACTCCTGTTGGATGGATGAAAGCTTCCTCTGCTTCATCTCCAGTACCTGTCTGATTATGTTTGTCCTCCTCACCTCCTTCATCTACCACTTCCTGAGGTGGCACCTCACCTACGCCTACTACCTCTTTGTAGCCTTCCTCTACGATAACAGCAGGAAGAAGGCAGGAACGCCTCATCGCTACGATGCATTTATCTCCTACAATGTGCACGACGAGGCCTGGGTCTACAGAGAGCTGCTTCCAGTGCTGGAAGGTCAGCAGGGTTGGACACTTTGTCTGCACCACAGAGACTTTGAACCAG GAAAGGCTATTGTGGAAAACATCACAGACGCCATCTACAGCAGCAGGAAGACCCTCTGTGTGATCAGCCACCACTACCTGCAAAGCGAGTGGTGCTCCAGAGAGATCCAAATTGCCAG ctTTCGGCTGTTCGACGAGCACAAGGATGTGCTGATCATGCTGTTCCTGGAAGACATCCCGGCCAGGCAGCTCTCTCCGTACTACAGAATGAGGCGTCTGGTGAAGAGGTGCACCTATCTGAGCTGGCCACAGGCTGGCCAGCACGTTGGGGTCTTCTGGGAGAAAGTACGGAGAGCGCTGAGGACGCACGAAGATCCTGATGAACCTGAACATTTCGTGGGTTAA
- the LOC114480565 gene encoding toll-like receptor 13 isoform X2, whose translation MLMKKHLLQLYSTLLESPNQHSMVTMPERRSCSQLLVSLLCFVLVLDSTLSFSLKNCSYSSSEEDAEYIMVECERHGLTVVPPDIPQNATTLSVAVNSIVQINRTDLQGLSRLKSLRCDFNLISHIESGAFTDLGNLIIIVLNNNKLTYLVDNMFLGLSKLEDLSLSSNQISLISPLAFQSLNSIKSIHLGLNNLHQVADIIPVLSNPTLKTLVLFHNNFSSFQTDDLPESASNLTSLMIGLNPLKKFNITKDVFPHLKELNLDGCTKDLVWAVGNKKFLQALTDLTIGGSYITFDTYTAMIQASGSLKRLELYNMNLVLVADVVEIACRIPSLQTLLLTEAELGTVDDKLLCACSKLTELKLPNDQLTNMSDHSLQSMTQLRILWLNNNHFSKLPVTIRELSLLEILDLSYNFLSKLDCLDFHDLKKMKSINLNSNRISSLQECLFETLLDLENLDIGNNSVFSVGDSFKVNLGKLELLNLQNNQLDVIYPGTFRNLSSLHKLNIESWQNYVVFHGAFEGLDNLQSLTLTLFEFTEELFMGLPQLKTLSLLMPVNVNHKISMQINTKPFTDLPHLKKLTVVIDGSHQLDISPDLLSGLRSLEILLAENFFKASVHLDTFRFTPKLKNLQIVHSDLSDLTPELFWYIPDLKELDLSNNKLKSLDFLAQAKLLALSVLKLSNNDLSVINETVFQFLPALRYLDLSDNPLTCECSNSGFMQWIQTNNQTQVVNGYQYICAFPVRLQGEHFLDFDVHSCWMDESFLCFISSTCLIMFVLLTSFIYHFLRWHLTYAYYLFVAFLYDNSRKKAGTPHRYDAFISYNVHDEAWVYRELLPVLEGQQGWTLCLHHRDFEPGYCGKHHRRHLQQQEDPLCDQPPLPAKRVVLQRDPNCQLSAVRRAQGCADHAVPGRHPGQAALSVLQNEASGEEVHLSELATGWPARWGLLGESTESAEDARRS comes from the exons ATGTTG ATGAAAAAACACCTCCTTCAACTATATTCAACTCTCCTAGAATCTCCAAATCAGCATTCAATGGTCACCATGCCAGAAAGAAGAAGCTGTTCACAGCTCCTGGTTTCACTTCTGTGTTTCGTCCTTGTTCTGGACTCAACGCtttcattttcactgaaaaactgtaGCTACTCCAGTTCTGAAGAGGATGCTGAATATATAATGGTGGAGTGCGAGAGGCATGGCCTCACTGTTGTACCGCCGGACATTCCCCAAAACGCAACAACATTAAGTGTAGCTGTGAACAGTATCGTACAAATCAACAGGACGGATTTACAAGGTTTATCGAGACTGAAATCCCTGCGGTGCGATTTCAACCTGATCTCTCATATTGAGTCTGGTGCTTTCACAGATCTTGGTAATTTGATAATTATCGTCCTGAATAACAACAAACTCACATACCTGGTGGACAATATGTTTCTTGGCTTGTCCAAACTAGAGGATCTCTCTCTTTCCAGCAACCAAATTTCATTAATTTCCCCTCTAGCTTTCCAGTCTCTAAATTCTATAAAGTCAATACATCTGGGGTTGAACAACCTACACCAGGTAGCAGATATCATTCCGGTGCTGAGCAATCCAACATTGAAGACTTTAGTCCTTTTTCACAACAACTTTTCTTCTTTCCAGACGGACGACCTCCCCGAAAGCGCATCAAATCTCACATCATTGATGATTGGTTTAAATCCGCTGAAAAAGTTCAACATTACAAAAGACGTGTTTCCTCATTTAAAAGAACTGAATTTGGATGGATGCACCAAAGATTTAGTGTGGGCTGTAGGTAACAAGAAATTCTTGCAGGCTTTGACTGATTTGACTATTGGTGGCTCATATATTACCTTTGATACATACACTGCAATGATACAGGCAAGCGGTTCATTAAAACGACTTGAGTTGTACAACATGAACCTGGTGTTGGTTGCAGATGTTGTTGAAATCGCCTGTCGAATTCCCTCGTTACAAACTCTtctcctcacagaagctgaacTTGGCACCGTCGATGATAAGCTATTATGCGCCTGCTCAAAGCTCACTGAGCTCAAGTTGCCAAATGACCAGTTGACCAACATGTCCGACCACTCACTCCAATCAATGACTCAGCTGAGGATCCTTTGGTTGAACAATAATCATTTTTCCAAACTCCCAGTTACCATCAGAGAGCTCTCTCTACTGGAGATCCTTGATTTGAGTTATAATTTTCTCAGTAAACTGGATTGCCTCGACTTCCATGATTTGAAAAAGATGAAAAGCATTAATTTAAACTCCAACCGTATCTCCAGCCTTCAAGAATGCCTTTTTGAAACTCTGCTGGACTTAGAAAATCTTGACATTGGgaataattctgttttttcagtTGGAGATTCTTTCAAGGTGAATTTAGGGAAACTGGAACTTTTAAATCTGCAGAATAACCAACTAGACGTAATCTATCCCGGAACATTCAGGAATCTATCTTCCCTACACAAACTGAATATTGAATCATGGCAAAACTATGTAGTGTTTCATGGTGCTTTTGAAGGTCTGGATAATCTTCAATCCTTGACTTTGACACTATTTGAATTTACAGAGGAGCTCTTTATGGGCCTACCACAGTTGAAGACTTTAAGCTTACTAATGCCTGTCAACGTTAATCACAAGATTTCTATGCAAATTAACACAaaaccattcacagatttacCCCACCTGAAAAAACTCACAGTCGTCATCGATGGATCACATCAGCTTGATATTTCCCCTGATCTCCTCAGTGGTCTGAGATCTTTAGAAATTTTATTAGCTGAGAATTTCTTTAAGGCGTCTGTACACCTTGACACATTTAGGTTCACCCCCAAACTGAAGAATCTGCAGATAGTCCACAGTGACCTGTCAGATTTAACCCCTGAACTCTTCTGGTACATCCCAGACCTGAAGGAACTAGATCTCTCCAATAATAAGCTCAAGTCTTTGGACTTTCTGGCTCAGGCCAAGCTGTTGGCTCTCAGTGTGCTGAAGCTCAGTAACAATGACTTATCAGTAATCAATGAGACGGTCTTCCAATTCCTGCCTGCCCTGAGATATCTGGACCTGTCTGATAATCCTCTGACTTGTGAATGCTCTAATTCAGGCTTCATGCAGTGGATTCAGACTAACAACCAAACACAGGTTGTCAACGGTTACCAGTACATTTGTGCATTTCCAGTCCGACTCCAGGGAGAGCACTTCCTGGACTTTGATGTCCACTCCTGTTGGATGGATGAAAGCTTCCTCTGCTTCATCTCCAGTACCTGTCTGATTATGTTTGTCCTCCTCACCTCCTTCATCTACCACTTCCTGAGGTGGCACCTCACCTACGCCTACTACCTCTTTGTAGCCTTCCTCTACGATAACAGCAGGAAGAAGGCAGGAACGCCTCATCGCTACGATGCATTTATCTCCTACAATGTGCACGACGAGGCCTGGGTCTACAGAGAGCTGCTTCCAGTGCTGGAAGGTCAGCAGGGTTGGACACTTTGTCTGCACCACAGAGACTTTGAACCAG GCTATTGTGGAAAACATCACAGACGCCATCTACAGCAGCAGGAAGACCCTCTGTGTGATCAGCCACCACTACCTGCAAAGCGAGTGGTGCTCCAGAGAGATCCAAATTGCCAG ctTTCGGCTGTTCGACGAGCACAAGGATGTGCTGATCATGCTGTTCCTGGAAGACATCCCGGCCAGGCAGCTCTCTCCGTACTACAGAATGAGGCGTCTGGTGAAGAGGTGCACCTATCTGAGCTGGCCACAGGCTGGCCAGCACGTTGGGGTCTTCTGGGAGAAAGTACGGAGAGCGCTGAGGACGCACGAAGATCCTGA